The Eremothecium gossypii ATCC 10895 chromosome IV, complete sequence genome contains a region encoding:
- the IFA38 gene encoding ketoreductase (Syntenic homolog of Saccharomyces cerevisiae YBR159W (IFA38)) has protein sequence MGSLSDISFFDHLQELARRDCCVNALLWCAFTVGAVKLTTFMLSLISIALETTVLPSASYKKYGARKGAYALVTGASDGIGKEFALQLASKGFNVLLVSRTEAKLLELKQEIMAKYKVDARVLSVDFGVDNRLTYTAISELCGELPVTVLVNNVGVSHSIPVSFLETTEEELRGIITVNNTATLMVTQTVAPLVIANARRLQCRGLVLTMGSFGGLLPTPLLATYSGSKAFLQAWSAALAGELAPHNVDVQIVLSYLVTSAMSKVRRASALIPTPRAFVRSTLASLGRRVGAQERYATCTPYWSHALYHFLIENTVGVHSRLANAINYRFHADIRKRALRKAARKAAEKQE, from the coding sequence ATGGGCTCCTTATCGGATATCTCGTTCTTCGACCatctgcaggagctggcCAGACGCGACTGCTGCGTCAATGCGCTCCTGTGGTGTGCTTTTACGGTCGGGGCCGTCAAGCTCACGACGTTCATGCTGTCGCTGATCAGCATCGCGCTGGAAACAACGGTGCTGCCCTCTGCGTCTTACAAGAAATACGGCGCACGCAAGGGCGCGTACGCGCTGGTGACGGGCGCGTCTGACGGGATCGGCAAGGAGTTTGCGCTGCAGCTAGCGTCCAAAGGCTTCAATGTGCTGCTGGTGTCGCGGACGGAGGcgaagctgctggagctgaAGCAGGAGATCATGGCCAAGTACAAGGTTGACGCGCGCGTGCTGTCCGTGGACTTCGGTGTGGACAACAGGCTGACGTACACGGCGATCAGTGAGCTGTGCGGCGAGCTGCCCGTGACGGTCCTAGTCAACAACGTGGGCGTGTCGCACTCGATCCCCGTGTCGTTCTTGGAGACTacggaggaggagctgcgcgGGATCATCACCGTGAACAACACCGCAACGCTGATGGTGACGCAGACGGTCGCGCCGCTGGTCATCGCGAacgcgcgccgcctgcaATGCCGCGGCCTGGTGCTGACGATGGGCTCCTTCGGCGGCCTGTTGCCCACGCCGCTGTTGGCGACGTACTCCGGGTCCAAGGCGTTCCTCCAGGCGTGGTccgccgcgctggccgGCGAACTTGCACCGCACAACGTCGACGTCCAGATCGTGCTCTCCTACCTCGTGACGTCCGCCATGTCGAAAGTCCGTCGCGCGTCAGCCCTGATCCCCACGCCCCGCGCCTTCGTGCGCTCCACGCTCGCGTCGCTCGGCCGCCGGGTCGGCGCCCAGGAGCGCTACGCGACGTGCACGCCCTACTGGTCGCACGCCCTCTACCACTTCCTCATTGAGAACACCGTGGGCGTGCACTCCCGTCTCGCGAACGCGATAAACTACAGGTTCCACGCGGATATCCGTAagcgcgcgctgcggaAGGCTGCACGCAAGGCCGCCGAGAAGCAGGAGTGA
- the LGE1 gene encoding Lge1p (Syntenic homolog of Saccharomyces cerevisiae YPL055C (LGE1)): MSFSGEHPGNANNEGPPPPPPPPPPPSHSSAPPSSQGGSARAAPLNGAFHSHQPHSQGYARAEGSNGYRQPYGRGGYRGSGGRYYGGYGYGHGGGGYGYGHGGGGNYGHGHHGYYGYQGEYRGHSGYQRFNSPAPVGTRYSGAAGPAARPPPPPEPEPEQPFELTDDPLFHLTELDRSTDDPRQLDEMRRIFKDSVQLDQKLEQQKLAMWRTELELSLLDTQSAKDALNVQLNQENLDALLMQG, encoded by the coding sequence ATGAGCTTCTCGGGCGAGCATCCAGGCAACGCCAACAACGAggggccgccgccgccgccgccgccgccgccgccgccgtcgcactcgtccgcgccgccgtcgtcgcagggcggcagcgccaggGCTGCCCCGCTCAACGGAGCGTTTCATAGTCATCAGCCACATTCGCAGGGCTACGCACGCGCGGAGGGCAGCAACGGGTACCGGCAGCCGTacgggcgcggcggctaccgcggcagcggcggaCGCTACTACGGGGGCTACGGCTACGGCCACGGCGGCGGGGGCTACGGCTACGGCCACGGCGGCGGAGGCAACTACGGCCACGGCCACCACGGCTACTACGGCTACCAGGGCGAGTACCGCGGCCACAGCGGCTACCAGCGCTTCAACAGCCCCGCGCCCGTGGGCACGCGCTACAGCGGTGCCGCCGGgcccgccgcgcggccgccgccgccgccggaGCCCGAGCCCGAGCAGCCCTTCGAGCTGACCGACGACCCGCTGTTCCACCTGACCGAGCTCGACCGCTCCACCGACGACCCCCGGCAGCTGGACGAGATGCGCCGCATCTTCAAGGACAGCGTGCAGCTTGATCAAaagctggagcagcagaagctcgCCATGTGGCGCACCGAGCTCGAGCTCAGCCTCCTGGACACCCAGTCCGCGAAAGATGCGTTGAACGTGCAGCTGAACCAGGAGAACCTCGACGCCCTGCTCATGCAGGGGTGA
- the AMN1 gene encoding Amn1p (Syntenic homolog of Saccharomyces cerevisiae YBR158W (AMN1)), with product MSAEKSKIEHAPWAWGLPVTPPRAAAACAASPWTPRVPADIAQAGGRAGTPRRRAPARTLGHVIFAVPELVEQLVRFVAAGSEQAGAPRALHHCLLVNRLWHAVTVAVLRERLYFADARRLRQFAAAAHRGRLAPELVVLHKLTRLEQRDLDRALQHVSPERLRRLELYVCPRVLPPAGYLGRAGGLRRLALPGNKLVSDDFLIEACVHLPRLQVLDLRACDRVSDAGVVAVATNCPRLHTVNLGRHRNGHLITSVAVVALARHVQLETLGVAGCDVSDAGLWELAAVCGPSLARLSLNNCRYLTNRSVPALLELNAFPNLSVLELRNIPHLTDVRAVVRYRQWKRACGLPVLVEGCDRLTQLFRCEERKLCKENCASPVRDLAAWLRSEED from the coding sequence ATGAGCGCAGAGAAGAGCAAGATAGAGCATGCGCCGTGGGCGTGGGGGCTGCCGGtgacgccgccgcgcgcggcggcggcgtgcgcggcgTCGCCGTGGACGCCACGTGTGCCGGCGGACATAGCGCAGGCCGGGGGCCGCGCGGGGACGCCGCGGAGgcgggcgccggcgcggaCGCTGGGTCACGTGATCTTCGCGGTTCcggagctggtggagcagctggtgcGGTTCGTGGCGGCGGGAAGCGAGCAGGCGGgggcgccgcgcgcgctgcacCACTGCCTGCTGGTGAACCGACTGTGGCACGCGGTGACGGTGGCggtgctgcgcgagcgccTGTACTTTGCAGAcgcgcggcggctgcggcagttcgcggcggcggcgcacCGCGGGCGGCTGGCGCCGGAGCTGGTGGTGCTGCACAAGCTGACGCGGCTGGAGCAGCGTGACCTGGACCGTGCGCTGCAGCACGTGAGCCCGGAGCGGCTGCGACGGCTGGAGCTGTACGTGTGTCCGCgcgtgctgccgccggcgggCTACCTGGGCCGGGCCGGCGGGCTGCGGCGCCTGGCGCTGCCGGGCAACAAGCTGGTGTCGGACGACTTTCTGATCGAGGCCTGCGTGCACCTGCCGCGCCTGCAAGTGCTGGACCTGCGCGCGTGCGACCGCGTCAGCGACGCGGGCGTCGTCGCGGTCGCGACCAACTGCCCGCGCCTGCACACCGTGAACCTGGGCCGCCACCGCAACGGGCACCTGATCACGAGCGTCGCGGTGGtcgcgctggcgcgccACGTGCAGCTCGAGACGCTGGGCGTGGCTGGCTGCGACGTCAGCGACGCGGGGCTCTGGGAGCTGGCCGCCGTGTGCGGGCCCAGCCTGGCGCGGCTGTCGCTTAACAACTGCCGCTACCTGACTAATCGGTCGGTCCCGGCGTTGCTGGAGCTCAACGCGTTCCCCAACCTGTCTGTCCTAGAGCTGCGCAACATCCCGCATTTGACCGACGTGCGCGCGGTGGTGCGCTACAGGCAGTGGAAGCGGGCGTGCGGCCTGCCGGTCCTCGTCGAGGGCTGCGACCGCCTGACGCAGCTGTTCCGCTGCGAGGAACGCAAACTATGTAAGGAAAACTGTGCCAGCCCTGTCCGGGACCTCGCCGCGTGGCTCCGCAGTGAGGAGGACTAG
- the LEE1 gene encoding Lee1p (Syntenic homolog of Saccharomyces cerevisiae YPL054W (LEE1)) → MYTYSQNGAGGQRSGRCRARTRAKSSQGSRARAASDGEGEGGRPGFTAQHQKAIIEHLLITKNSAPQKNYSHVPCKFFRQGACQAGSSCPFSHSLNVLVADQTPCKYFEKGTCKFGAKCANAHILPDGTRVNPSKQALYAGGKGGRRAARYAEAEGGAEGGGGGLRGLAFSTPPLVDEFDAFEGEVLVPSELSDLLTPKELKRRNSRPSSTSQRVSLSELSTSSTTSSEQYGYLPGRTWSATSATTPPPSIMDPMGSAAFGNKLLSSSNYTYQDAFGSFAPKSPWNSAPNGALGARSLNSAATAYAPAVGPNWTEYQFHQLTDDLTKLKIYEEDAPSPPNALSTVERGSTGQGAASKIHLQHNQGDGMQLFLDDFTRSIY, encoded by the coding sequence ATGTACACATACAGTCAGAACGGCGCGGGAGGGCAGCGTAGCGGCCGGTGCCGGGCGCGCACACGCGCGAAGAGTTCGCAGGGAAgccgggcgcgggcggcgagCGACGGGGAGGGCGAGGGCGGGCGGCCGGGGTTCACGGCGCAGCACCAGAAGGCAATCATCGAGCACCTGCTGATCACCAAGAACTCGGCGCCGCAGAAGAACTACTCGCACGTGCCGTGCAAGTTTTTCCGGCAGGGGGCGTGTCAGGCCGGGAGCTCGTGCCCGTTCTCGCACTCGCTGAACGTGCTGGTGGCGGACCAGACGCCGTGCAAGTACTTCGAGAAGGGCACGTGCAAGTTTGGCGCGAAGTGCGCGAACGCGCACATCCTGCCGGACGGGACGCGCGTGAACCCATCGAAGCAGGCGCTGTACGCGGGCGGCAAGGGCGGGCGCCGGGCGGCGCGCTACGCGGAGGCGGAGGGCGGCGCGGAaggcggcggaggcgggCTGCGGGGCCTGGCGTTTTcgacgccgccgctggTCGACGAGTTCGACGCGTTTGAGGGCGAGGTGCTGGTGCCCAGCGAGCTGTCGGACTTGCTGACGCCCAAGGAGCTGAAGCGGCGGAACTCGCGGCCCTCGTCCACGTCGCAGCGGGTGAGCCTCAGTGAGCTGTCGACATCGAGCACGACGAGCAGCGAGCAGTACGGCTACCTGCCCGGGCGCACCTGGTCTGCGACGTCTGCGACGACCCCACCGCCGTCGATCATGGACCCGATGGGCTCGGCTGCGTTTGGGAACAAGCTGCTTTCGTCGTCCAATTACACGTACCAGGACGCCTTCGGCAGCTTTGCCCCCAAGTCGCCCTGGAACTCTGCGCCGAACGGCGCGCTGGGCGCGCGCAGCTTGAACTCCGCGGCCACTGCGTATGCGCCggctgtgggcccgaatTGGACCGAGTACCAGTTCCACCAGCTCACCGACGACTTGACAAAACTAAAGATATACGAGGAGGACGCACCGTCCCCCCCCAACGCGCTATCCACTGTCGAGCGTGGAAGCACGGGCCAGGGCGCCGCATCCAAGATACACCTCCAACACAACCAGGGGGACGGTATGCAGCTGTTCTTGGATGACTTCACGCGCAGCATCTATTGA
- the YOP1 gene encoding Yop1p (Syntenic homolog of Saccharomyces cerevisiae YPR028W (YOP1); 1-intron) produces MAEIAGNLQRILQSLDRQFAGNKYLQEFERKTGFPKSYAIAGAGVAYLFIIFINVGGVGEILSNFLGFVLPCYYSLHAIKTTTTADDTELLTYWIVFAFFSVIEFWSKAILYWVPFYWFFKTIFLIFIALPQLGGASLIYHRVIAPLTDPYIAAGSQRKASGISSKMEQAAKGASARATGAASHQSSD; encoded by the exons ATGGCTGAAATCGCTGGCAACTTGCAAAGGATCCTTCAATCTCTTGACAGG CAATTCGCGGGCAACAAATACCTGCAGGAGTTTGAGCGCAAGACTGGGTTTCCCAAGTCGTATGCCATTGCCGGTGCAGGTGTGGCCTACTTGTTCATTATCTTCATCAACGTCGGCGGAGTTGGGGAGATCCTATCCAACTTCCTGGGCTTTGTGTTACCATGCTACTACTCGCTCCATGCCATCAAGACGACCACTACCGCGGATGACACGGAATTGTTGACATACTGGATTGTCTTTGCGTTCTTCAGTGTCATTGAGTTCTGGTCCAAAGCGATCCTATACTGGGTACCATTCTACTGGTTTTTCAAGACCATATTCCTAATCTTCATTGCTCTTCCTCAGCTTGGCGGCGCGAGTCTAATTTACCACAGAGTTATCGCGCCATTGACGGATCCATACATCGCTGCTGGTTCTCAGCGCAAGGCTAGTGGCATCTCCTCTAAAATGGAGCAGGCGGCCAAGGGCGCCTCTGCACGGGCAACCGGCGCTGCGTCTCACCAATCCAGCGACTGA